The proteins below are encoded in one region of Vannielia litorea:
- a CDS encoding LysR family transcriptional regulator has translation MPEMTLRQIEVIRAVMMTGTISAAAEMLGVSAPGISRLVKHTEETLDIRLFERKAGLFVPSVEAGAVFDHVREVYKGVANLQDAVGSLKRGENVALAFASAPSVAQVIAARVLKRVRDRYQSLFIDLNILKIEETVDYLLLERGEFVIMSSPVQNASVENEKIAEARLLVILPEGHRLASRPEISVHDLAGEQLIGVEPSDPYGALTASPFRAAGLEPQHALRGRFAQTVVSLVRQGLGVAVIDEYSVAEAELPGLHRRPLAERSSIDIYVSRKKGRVLSGFAEHAILHFRRELARATEEGPGHWSRT, from the coding sequence ATGCTGGGCGTCTCCGCGCCGGGCATCTCCCGGTTGGTCAAGCACACCGAAGAGACGCTCGACATCCGCCTGTTCGAGCGCAAGGCCGGCCTCTTCGTGCCCTCGGTCGAGGCGGGCGCCGTGTTCGACCACGTCCGCGAGGTCTACAAGGGCGTCGCCAACCTGCAAGACGCGGTGGGCTCGCTCAAGCGCGGGGAAAACGTGGCGCTTGCCTTCGCCTCCGCCCCCTCCGTCGCCCAGGTCATCGCCGCCCGCGTGCTCAAACGGGTGCGCGACCGGTATCAGAGCCTCTTCATCGACCTGAACATCCTCAAGATCGAGGAGACCGTCGATTACCTGCTGCTGGAGCGCGGCGAGTTCGTCATCATGTCGTCGCCGGTGCAGAACGCCTCGGTCGAGAACGAGAAGATCGCCGAGGCCCGGCTGCTGGTCATCCTGCCCGAAGGGCACCGCCTGGCCAGCCGGCCCGAGATCTCGGTGCACGACCTCGCGGGCGAACAGCTCATCGGCGTCGAGCCGTCCGACCCCTACGGCGCACTCACCGCCTCTCCGTTCCGCGCCGCCGGGCTGGAGCCGCAGCACGCCCTGCGCGGCCGTTTTGCCCAGACCGTCGTGAGCCTCGTGCGCCAGGGGCTCGGCGTGGCGGTGATCGACGAGTATTCGGTGGCCGAGGCCGAGTTGCCCGGCCTCCACCGCCGCCCGCTGGCAGAGCGCAGCAGCATCGACATCTATGTGTCACGCAAGAAGGGCCGGGTGCTCTCGGGCTTCGCCGAACACGCCATCCTCCATTTTCGCCGCGAGCTGGCACGGGCCACCGAGGAGGGGCCGGGGCATTGGAGCCGGACATAA
- a CDS encoding Bug family tripartite tricarboxylate transporter substrate binding protein, with protein sequence MNKFILGALSALTLSAGAALAEYPEKEIQGIIQWGAGGSTDTVMRSVTPHAEAALGGTIVMQNMTGGVGAIALNHVADAEADGYTLLMGAENPLLYKVMGLGDKDYSDFTPISILARGTPMLVANVDAPFNDYAEMMAYIKENPGEVRFGATGPGGLPSVITGMIGAVEGGLDVISVPYDGDGPALTALQGGAVDVMPAVLGAAIEGIRAGNMKPLAIFDVETNAKLPDVPVVTEFNDAYATYLPWGPFFGVFVANGTPDDVVAKLAAAYAEGAKNEEFVKLMDDRGFTMMGISGQEAQDFLTKWQQGTTWLLQDAGLTKASPEEFGIARP encoded by the coding sequence ATGAACAAGTTCATTCTGGGCGCGCTCTCCGCGCTGACCCTTTCCGCTGGCGCCGCGCTGGCCGAGTACCCCGAAAAAGAGATCCAGGGCATCATCCAGTGGGGGGCCGGCGGCTCCACCGACACGGTGATGCGCTCGGTCACCCCCCACGCCGAGGCGGCGCTGGGCGGCACCATCGTGATGCAGAACATGACCGGCGGCGTGGGCGCCATCGCACTCAACCACGTGGCCGACGCCGAGGCCGATGGCTACACCCTGCTGATGGGCGCCGAAAACCCGCTGCTCTACAAGGTGATGGGCCTGGGCGACAAGGACTACTCCGACTTCACCCCGATCAGCATCCTCGCCCGCGGCACGCCGATGCTGGTGGCCAATGTCGACGCGCCCTTCAACGACTACGCGGAGATGATGGCCTACATCAAGGAGAACCCCGGCGAAGTCCGCTTCGGCGCCACCGGCCCCGGCGGCCTGCCCTCCGTCATCACCGGGATGATCGGCGCGGTCGAAGGCGGCCTCGACGTGATCTCCGTGCCCTACGACGGTGACGGCCCGGCGCTGACCGCCCTCCAGGGTGGCGCGGTCGACGTCATGCCCGCCGTGCTCGGCGCCGCCATCGAGGGCATCCGCGCCGGCAACATGAAGCCGCTCGCCATCTTCGACGTGGAAACCAACGCCAAGCTGCCCGACGTTCCGGTGGTGACCGAGTTCAACGACGCCTACGCCACCTACCTCCCCTGGGGCCCGTTCTTTGGCGTCTTCGTCGCCAACGGCACCCCGGATGACGTGGTCGCCAAGCTCGCCGCAGCCTATGCCGAGGGCGCGAAGAACGAGGAGTTCGTCAAGCTGATGGACGACCGCGGCTTCACCATGATGGGCATCTCCGGCCAGGAGGCGCAGGACTTCCTGACCAAATGGCAGCAGGGCACCACCTGGCTCCTGCAGGACGCGGGCCTCACCAAGGCCTCGCCCGAAGAGTTCGGCATCGCCCGCCCGTAA
- a CDS encoding tripartite tricarboxylate transporter TctB family protein, giving the protein MEHLDPDHHDGTSDATPGGVAAERRPGELAFAAFLLLASLGLLWSAWGISGFQALSAPGSVPMATTAVMVVTALIVVLKTARLPRITGETFSRDILPPVVLIFAAFLVAFGVALKPLGFLPTAALFLIAAIKILSRRSWPWVLVVSLGSLVLIWLIFRIVFTVLMPAGIVPEAEVIQLFRNLLAGAGE; this is encoded by the coding sequence ATGGAACATCTGGATCCGGACCATCACGACGGCACATCCGACGCCACCCCCGGCGGGGTCGCGGCCGAGCGCCGCCCCGGTGAGCTGGCCTTCGCCGCCTTCCTCCTGCTGGCCTCCCTCGGCCTGCTCTGGAGCGCCTGGGGCATCTCCGGCTTCCAGGCCCTCTCCGCGCCCGGCTCGGTGCCCATGGCCACCACGGCGGTCATGGTGGTGACGGCGCTGATCGTGGTGCTGAAAACCGCCCGCCTCCCCCGGATTACCGGCGAGACCTTCTCGCGCGATATCCTGCCTCCCGTGGTGCTGATCTTCGCGGCCTTCCTCGTGGCCTTCGGCGTGGCGCTCAAGCCGCTGGGCTTCCTGCCCACCGCAGCCCTGTTCCTGATCGCCGCGATCAAGATCCTCTCGCGCCGCTCCTGGCCCTGGGTGCTGGTCGTCTCGCTCGGCTCGCTGGTGCTGATCTGGCTCATCTTCCGCATCGTCTTCACCGTGCTGATGCCCGCAGGCATCGTGCCCGAAGCCGAGGTCATCCAGCTCTTCCGCAACCTGCTCGCGGGGGCAGGGGAATGA
- a CDS encoding tripartite tricarboxylate transporter permease, with protein MSALWDFLTVVTQPQLLLLVGVGTFAGIYVGAIPGLSVTMAVSILISFTFSWDVYPAISLMIGIYMGGVYGGSRTAILLNIPGAPSAIATALDGYPMARRGEAGQAIGVTTVMSFIGGFVGIGVLALAAPLVSDFALRFQPRDYMLLAVLGILLVGSLSQGSLVKGIFAGALGIAIGAVGRDPLTFTERFTFDLKIMEGGISFIAVMIGMFGVSEALLQLHHVDKDAVRQKITRIVPSLATVRKHLPLSLQTSTIGVVIGALPGTGGDIAALMAYDHAKRVTKSPERPFGDGAMEGLVAPETANNAAVGGAFIPMMTLGIPGDAVTAIMIGALFIHGLNPGPMLMIDQPDMFWFIVGALVTANVFMLIFGLTGIRLFTRIVEMPRSVLIPLIMLLSIVGAYAVNNSLTDVYWMLGFGVFGYFMRHYGYPLGPVILGVILSRLLDDNWRRAIISEREDFWRFMGGVVTSPLSLTLFLAVILIFVSQTPAWTWAKARLFGRKQGQQQ; from the coding sequence ATGAGCGCGCTCTGGGATTTCCTCACCGTCGTCACCCAGCCCCAGCTCCTGCTGCTGGTGGGGGTGGGCACCTTCGCCGGCATCTACGTAGGCGCGATCCCGGGGCTGTCGGTCACCATGGCGGTGTCGATCCTGATCTCCTTCACCTTCTCCTGGGATGTCTACCCGGCAATCTCGCTGATGATCGGCATCTACATGGGCGGGGTCTACGGCGGCTCCCGCACGGCGATCCTGCTCAACATCCCCGGCGCCCCCTCGGCAATCGCCACCGCGCTCGACGGCTACCCCATGGCCAGGCGCGGCGAGGCCGGGCAGGCCATCGGCGTGACCACGGTGATGAGCTTCATCGGCGGCTTCGTCGGCATCGGCGTGCTGGCGCTGGCCGCGCCGCTGGTGTCCGACTTCGCCCTGCGCTTCCAGCCGCGCGACTACATGCTGCTGGCGGTGCTCGGCATCCTGCTGGTCGGCTCGCTCTCGCAGGGCAGCCTCGTCAAGGGCATCTTTGCCGGCGCGCTGGGCATCGCCATCGGCGCGGTGGGCCGCGACCCGCTCACCTTCACCGAGCGCTTCACTTTCGACCTCAAGATCATGGAAGGCGGCATCAGCTTCATCGCCGTGATGATCGGCATGTTCGGCGTGTCCGAGGCCCTGCTGCAACTCCACCACGTCGACAAGGACGCAGTGCGCCAGAAGATCACCCGCATCGTCCCCTCGCTCGCGACCGTCCGCAAGCACCTGCCGCTGTCGCTCCAGACCTCCACCATCGGCGTGGTCATCGGCGCGCTGCCCGGCACCGGCGGCGACATCGCCGCGCTCATGGCCTACGACCACGCCAAGCGGGTGACGAAGTCCCCCGAGCGCCCCTTCGGCGATGGCGCGATGGAGGGCCTCGTCGCGCCCGAAACCGCCAACAACGCCGCCGTCGGCGGGGCCTTCATCCCGATGATGACGCTGGGCATCCCCGGCGACGCGGTCACCGCCATCATGATCGGCGCGCTCTTCATCCACGGCCTCAATCCGGGGCCGATGCTGATGATCGACCAGCCCGACATGTTCTGGTTCATCGTCGGTGCGCTGGTCACGGCCAACGTCTTCATGCTGATCTTCGGCCTCACCGGCATCCGGCTCTTCACCCGGATCGTCGAGATGCCCCGCTCGGTGCTGATCCCGCTGATCATGCTGCTCTCCATCGTCGGCGCCTACGCGGTGAACAACTCGCTGACCGACGTGTACTGGATGCTCGGCTTCGGGGTCTTCGGCTACTTCATGCGCCACTACGGCTACCCGCTCGGCCCGGTGATCCTGGGCGTGATCCTGTCGCGCCTGCTCGACGACAACTGGCGCCGGGCGATCATTTCCGAGCGCGAGGACTTCTGGCGCTTCATGGGCGGCGTGGTGACCTCGCCGCTCTCGCTCACGCTCTTCCTCGCCGTCATCCTCATCTTCGTCTCCCAAACCCCGGCCTGGACATGGGCCAAGGCTCGCCTCTTCGGGCGCAAGCAAGGACAGCAGCAGTGA
- a CDS encoding shikimate dehydrogenase family protein, whose product MTALKLGLIGDNIAKSSAPRLHRLAGAQNGVEVTYDRLVPAQIGEPFDALFANCAPRGYRGINVTYPYKERAAEKVSIADPLVRAMGAVNTVLFEPEGPQGHNTDYTGFIAAYRVARGAEGPGLACLVGAGGVGRALAFALVTLGAEEIRLCDRDTAKAEALAADLGALPGAPRLVVEPDARRASAGATGLLNGTPLGMDGIGGNAFPEGATGGAKWVFDAVYTPVETPFITEARAGGLQVISGYELFFWQGVHAWGHFSGTPLDEPALRRALAAG is encoded by the coding sequence GTGACCGCCCTCAAGCTCGGCCTCATCGGCGACAATATCGCCAAGTCCAGCGCGCCCCGACTGCATCGCCTTGCAGGGGCCCAGAACGGCGTCGAGGTCACCTACGACAGGCTCGTGCCCGCGCAGATCGGCGAGCCCTTCGATGCGCTCTTCGCCAATTGCGCCCCGCGCGGCTACCGCGGCATCAACGTGACCTATCCCTACAAGGAGCGCGCCGCCGAGAAGGTTTCCATCGCCGATCCGCTGGTCCGGGCGATGGGCGCGGTCAACACGGTGCTCTTCGAGCCGGAGGGTCCGCAGGGGCACAACACCGATTACACCGGCTTCATCGCCGCCTACCGGGTGGCGCGTGGTGCCGAGGGGCCGGGCCTTGCCTGCCTCGTCGGAGCCGGGGGCGTGGGTCGGGCGCTGGCCTTCGCGCTGGTGACGCTGGGCGCCGAGGAGATCCGCCTCTGCGACCGCGACACCGCCAAGGCCGAGGCGCTGGCCGCCGACCTGGGCGCGCTTCCCGGCGCCCCCCGTCTCGTGGTCGAGCCCGACGCCCGCCGCGCCAGCGCCGGGGCCACCGGCCTGCTCAACGGCACGCCGCTGGGGATGGACGGCATCGGCGGCAACGCCTTTCCCGAAGGGGCGACCGGGGGTGCGAAATGGGTGTTCGACGCGGTCTATACCCCGGTCGAGACCCCGTTCATCACCGAGGCCCGCGCCGGCGGCCTGCAGGTGATCTCGGGCTACGAGCTGTTCTTCTGGCAGGGCGTTCACGCCTGGGGCCATTTCTCCGGCACCCCGCTCGACGAACCCGCCCTCCGCCGCGCCCTGGCCGCGGGCTAA
- the katG gene encoding catalase/peroxidase HPI, translating to MDGAELSNISKCPVMHTLAARGNKDWWPNQLNLKILNQNAPGTSPLKGFDYAEAFKKLDLAAVKADLHALMTDSQEWWPADFGHYGPFFIRMAWHSAGTYRTADGRGGARSGSQRFAPLNSWPDNANLDKARRLLWPIKQKYGNAISWADLLVLTGNVALESMGFKTFGFAGGRADVFEPEEDIYWGSEDEWLAQSDAPNSRYSGDRDLENPLAAVQMGLIYVNPEGPDGNPDPLASAKDIRETFGRMAMNDEETVALIAGGHTFGKTHGAADAANVGVEPEQAGMAEQGFGWTNSHGTGMGADTITSGLEVTWTSTPTKWSNGYFNNLFGFEWELTKSPAGAHQWSPKAWNGEHAVPDAHHEGKTHPPTMLTTDLALRFDPIYGPISKRFHENPDQFADAFARAWFKLTHRDMGPKPLYLGPEVPAEELIWQDPIPEVDHPLVEAADIAALKQKLLAALPVSDLVKTAWASASTFRGSDLRGGANGARIRLAPQKDWEANEPAELARVLGVLEGIKAEFDGQGAKKVSLADLIVLGGSAAVEKAAADAGSPIEVPFTPGRMDASAEQTDAEAFEPLEPRADGFRNYMGGNFSVSAEEMLVDRAQLLTLTAPEMTVLVGGLRVLGANHGGSKAGVFTDREGQLTNDFFVNLLSMDTKWEDAGDEKAFVGKDRKTGAKKYDATRVDLVFGSNSQLRAIAEIYAQSDATHAFVEDFVAAWVKVMNADRFDV from the coding sequence ATGGACGGAGCCGAACTCTCAAACATCAGCAAATGCCCGGTGATGCACACCCTCGCCGCACGCGGCAACAAGGACTGGTGGCCGAACCAGCTCAATCTGAAGATCCTCAACCAGAACGCCCCCGGCACCTCGCCGCTGAAGGGCTTCGACTATGCCGAGGCCTTCAAGAAGCTGGACCTCGCCGCCGTCAAGGCCGACCTCCACGCGCTGATGACCGACAGCCAGGAGTGGTGGCCCGCCGACTTCGGGCACTACGGCCCGTTCTTCATCCGCATGGCCTGGCACTCCGCCGGCACCTACCGCACCGCCGATGGCCGTGGCGGCGCCCGCTCCGGCTCGCAGCGCTTTGCCCCGCTCAACTCCTGGCCTGACAACGCCAACCTCGACAAGGCCCGCCGCCTGCTCTGGCCGATCAAGCAGAAATACGGCAACGCCATCTCCTGGGCCGACCTGCTGGTGCTCACCGGCAACGTCGCCCTCGAGTCGATGGGCTTCAAGACCTTCGGCTTCGCTGGCGGCCGGGCCGATGTGTTCGAGCCCGAGGAGGATATCTACTGGGGTTCCGAGGACGAGTGGCTCGCCCAGTCCGACGCGCCCAACAGCCGCTACTCCGGTGACCGCGACCTGGAGAACCCCCTGGCCGCCGTGCAGATGGGCCTGATCTACGTCAACCCCGAAGGCCCCGACGGCAACCCCGACCCGCTGGCCTCTGCCAAGGACATCCGCGAAACCTTCGGCCGGATGGCAATGAACGACGAGGAGACCGTTGCGCTCATCGCCGGCGGCCACACCTTCGGCAAGACCCACGGCGCGGCCGATGCCGCCAACGTCGGCGTCGAGCCCGAGCAGGCCGGCATGGCCGAGCAGGGCTTCGGCTGGACCAACAGCCACGGCACCGGCATGGGCGCGGATACCATCACCTCGGGCCTCGAGGTGACCTGGACCTCCACGCCCACCAAGTGGTCCAACGGCTACTTCAACAACCTTTTCGGCTTCGAATGGGAGCTCACCAAGTCGCCCGCCGGCGCACACCAGTGGTCCCCGAAAGCCTGGAACGGCGAGCACGCGGTGCCCGACGCGCACCACGAGGGCAAGACCCATCCGCCCACCATGCTCACCACCGACCTGGCGCTGCGCTTCGATCCGATCTACGGGCCGATCTCCAAGCGCTTCCACGAGAACCCCGACCAGTTCGCCGATGCTTTCGCCCGCGCCTGGTTCAAGCTGACCCACCGCGACATGGGCCCCAAGCCGCTCTACCTCGGCCCGGAAGTCCCCGCCGAAGAGCTGATCTGGCAAGACCCGATCCCCGAAGTGGATCACCCGCTTGTCGAGGCCGCCGACATCGCGGCGCTGAAGCAGAAGCTCCTCGCCGCGCTACCGGTGTCGGACCTGGTGAAAACCGCCTGGGCCTCCGCCTCCACCTTCCGCGGCTCCGACCTGCGCGGCGGCGCCAACGGTGCCCGCATCCGGCTCGCCCCGCAGAAGGACTGGGAGGCCAACGAGCCTGCCGAGCTGGCCCGTGTCCTGGGCGTGCTCGAGGGGATCAAGGCCGAGTTCGACGGGCAGGGCGCCAAAAAGGTCTCGCTCGCCGACCTGATCGTGCTCGGTGGCTCCGCCGCCGTCGAGAAGGCCGCGGCCGATGCCGGCTCTCCCATCGAGGTGCCCTTCACCCCGGGCCGGATGGACGCCAGCGCCGAACAGACCGACGCCGAGGCCTTCGAGCCGCTCGAACCCCGCGCCGACGGCTTCCGCAACTACATGGGCGGCAACTTCTCGGTCTCTGCCGAGGAGATGCTGGTGGACCGTGCCCAGCTGCTGACCCTCACCGCGCCCGAGATGACGGTGCTCGTGGGCGGCCTGCGGGTGCTCGGCGCCAACCACGGTGGCAGCAAGGCGGGCGTGTTCACCGACCGCGAGGGCCAGCTCACCAACGACTTCTTCGTGAACCTGCTCAGCATGGACACCAAGTGGGAAGACGCGGGCGACGAGAAAGCCTTCGTCGGCAAGGACCGCAAGACCGGCGCCAAGAAATATGACGCCACCCGCGTCGATCTCGTCTTCGGCTCCAACAGCCAGCTGCGCGCCATCGCCGAGATCTACGCCCAGTCCGACGCGACCCACGCCTTCGTCGAGGATTTCGTCGCCGCCTGGGTCAAGGTGATGAACGCCGACCGTTTCGACGTCTGA
- a CDS encoding ABC transporter substrate-binding protein, giving the protein MNKLLTAALAASLTATAAHAESVKVGFVTTLTTPAAVIGKDMENAVNLAVEHLGGKAGPLDLEVIFGDDQFAPEAGKQATDKLVKQDNVDFVAGYIWSHVLLASRKSVVDADKILISANAGPSEMAGKLCNKNYFSTSWQNDQTPMAMGEVLNASGVKSLYLMAPNYAAGKDMTAGVERTFAGEIVGKDLTKWGADAQLDFSAELAKAKASGADGLFVFYPGAAAGAFVKQYQQAGLKDTLPLYSVFTIDGISLPKLQQAGFSDILGSKITQEWDPSLDNEANKKFVTDFKARFGTYPSFYAAQSYDAIMLIASAVAAVDGNLEDKDALRAAVKAADFASVRGNFKFGTNNMPVQNFYLREVVEDADGTWTTRVVQTVYTDHVDSFAAECNMK; this is encoded by the coding sequence ATGAACAAGCTACTCACGGCGGCCCTCGCGGCCAGCCTGACTGCCACTGCCGCCCATGCCGAGAGCGTGAAGGTCGGCTTCGTCACCACGCTCACCACGCCCGCCGCGGTGATCGGCAAGGACATGGAGAACGCGGTCAACCTCGCCGTCGAGCACCTCGGCGGCAAGGCCGGCCCGCTCGATCTCGAGGTGATCTTCGGCGACGACCAGTTCGCCCCCGAAGCCGGCAAGCAGGCCACCGACAAGCTGGTGAAGCAGGACAACGTCGACTTCGTCGCAGGCTACATCTGGAGCCACGTGCTGCTGGCCTCGCGCAAGTCTGTCGTGGATGCCGACAAGATCCTGATCTCCGCCAACGCGGGCCCCTCCGAGATGGCCGGCAAGCTCTGCAACAAGAACTACTTCTCGACCTCCTGGCAGAACGACCAGACCCCGATGGCGATGGGCGAGGTGCTCAACGCGTCGGGCGTCAAGTCGCTCTACCTGATGGCCCCCAACTACGCCGCCGGCAAGGACATGACCGCCGGCGTGGAGCGCACCTTCGCGGGCGAGATCGTCGGCAAGGACCTCACCAAGTGGGGCGCCGACGCCCAGCTCGACTTCTCCGCCGAGCTGGCCAAGGCCAAGGCCTCGGGCGCCGACGGCCTCTTCGTCTTCTACCCCGGCGCCGCCGCCGGAGCCTTCGTGAAGCAGTACCAGCAGGCCGGCCTCAAGGACACACTGCCGCTCTACTCGGTCTTCACCATCGACGGCATCTCGCTTCCCAAGCTCCAGCAAGCCGGGTTCTCCGACATCCTCGGCTCCAAGATCACCCAGGAGTGGGATCCCTCGCTCGACAACGAGGCCAACAAGAAGTTCGTCACCGACTTCAAGGCCAGGTTCGGCACCTACCCCAGCTTCTACGCCGCCCAGAGCTATGACGCGATCATGCTGATCGCCTCCGCCGTGGCCGCCGTGGACGGCAACCTCGAAGACAAGGACGCGCTCCGCGCCGCCGTCAAGGCCGCCGACTTCGCCTCCGTGCGCGGCAACTTCAAGTTCGGCACCAACAACATGCCGGTGCAGAACTTCTATCTCCGCGAAGTGGTTGAAGATGCCGACGGCACCTGGACGACCAGGGTGGTCCAGACGGTCTACACCGACCACGTCGACAGCTTCGCCGCCGAATGCAACATGAAATGA
- a CDS encoding branched-chain amino acid ABC transporter permease yields MDTSLLVIQTLNGLQLGLLLFLVASGLTLVFGILDFVNLAHASLYMLGAFICASLTYLVGNFFLAVLIALPLTAALGWAVERFVARPLYARDHLDHVLATFGLILVLDTAAHLIWGPEGIAVPLPPAFQGQVTLSETLVIPTYRLVIIAAGLAAAGGLYWMVTHTRLGMLIRAGASNRTMVAALGINIELLFGLVFALGAALAGLAGMLIAPITEASIGMGNQVIITAFVVIIVGGIGSMKGAFIAALLIGLIDTLGRSFLDDIFKLVMSPVAAENSAPAISAMLIYIIMACVLALKPQGLFPPKVR; encoded by the coding sequence GTGGATACTTCCCTCCTCGTCATCCAAACGCTGAACGGCCTGCAACTCGGGCTGCTGCTGTTTCTCGTCGCCTCCGGGCTGACGCTGGTCTTCGGCATCCTCGATTTCGTCAACCTCGCCCACGCCTCGCTCTACATGCTGGGCGCCTTCATCTGCGCCTCGCTGACCTACCTCGTCGGCAACTTCTTTCTCGCCGTGCTCATCGCCCTGCCGCTCACCGCCGCGCTGGGCTGGGCGGTAGAGCGCTTCGTCGCTCGCCCGCTCTACGCCCGCGACCACCTCGACCACGTGCTCGCCACCTTCGGCCTGATCCTCGTGCTCGATACCGCGGCCCACCTGATCTGGGGCCCCGAAGGCATCGCCGTGCCGCTGCCTCCCGCCTTCCAAGGCCAGGTCACCCTGTCGGAAACCCTGGTGATCCCCACCTACCGCCTCGTCATCATCGCCGCGGGCCTCGCTGCGGCGGGCGGGCTCTACTGGATGGTCACCCACACCCGCCTCGGCATGCTGATCCGCGCCGGCGCCTCCAACCGCACCATGGTGGCCGCGCTCGGCATCAACATCGAGCTGCTCTTCGGCCTCGTCTTCGCCCTCGGCGCGGCCCTCGCGGGCCTTGCCGGCATGCTGATCGCACCGATCACCGAGGCCTCCATCGGCATGGGCAACCAGGTCATCATCACCGCCTTCGTCGTCATCATCGTCGGCGGCATCGGCTCGATGAAGGGCGCCTTCATCGCCGCCCTGCTGATCGGCCTGATCGACACGCTGGGGCGCTCGTTTCTCGATGATATCTTCAAGCTGGTGATGAGCCCGGTGGCGGCCGAAAACTCCGCCCCCGCGATCTCCGCCATGCTGATCTACATCATCATGGCCTGCGTGCTCGCCCTGAAACCGCAGGGCCTGTTCCCGCCGAAGGTGCGGTGA
- a CDS encoding branched-chain amino acid ABC transporter permease, translated as MSARALITLAAMALLAVLPPVFYFTGNAFWLDLATRLTILAIAATSLNLILGYGGLVSFGHAAYVGLGAYAVGIPAYHWLYGGLESVGLDTTSGLVQIPLAMVVCALFALVTGAICLRTRGVYFIMITMAFAQMIYYAIVSIETYGGDDGLVIDTRSELPGLDLDEPLQLFGLAYVSLLAALLIVRMITRSRFGMVLRGAKGNAERVQMMGLNPYAYRLTAYVISGAMAGYAGALLGNFTTFISPEMMDWTRSGELMFMVILGGAATTGGPVLGAAAFIILEELLSHFTIYWHLPFGLLLIAVVLFTRGGLMGMLGGRK; from the coding sequence ATGAGCGCCCGCGCCCTGATCACCCTCGCCGCCATGGCCCTGCTCGCGGTGCTGCCTCCGGTGTTCTACTTCACCGGCAACGCCTTCTGGCTCGACCTCGCCACCCGGCTCACCATCCTCGCCATTGCCGCCACCTCGCTGAACCTCATCCTCGGCTACGGCGGGCTGGTCAGCTTCGGGCACGCCGCCTATGTCGGGCTGGGGGCCTATGCCGTGGGCATCCCGGCCTATCACTGGCTCTACGGCGGGCTCGAGTCGGTGGGGCTCGACACCACCTCCGGCCTCGTCCAGATCCCGCTCGCCATGGTGGTCTGCGCGCTCTTCGCCCTCGTCACCGGGGCAATCTGCCTGCGCACCAGGGGCGTCTACTTCATCATGATCACCATGGCCTTCGCCCAGATGATCTACTACGCCATCGTCTCGATCGAGACCTACGGCGGCGACGACGGGCTGGTGATCGACACCCGCTCCGAACTCCCCGGCCTCGACCTCGACGAGCCGCTCCAGCTCTTCGGCCTCGCCTATGTGTCGCTCCTCGCGGCCTTGCTGATCGTCCGCATGATCACCCGCTCGCGCTTCGGCATGGTGCTGCGCGGCGCCAAGGGCAACGCCGAGCGGGTGCAAATGATGGGCCTCAACCCCTACGCCTACCGCCTCACCGCCTATGTGATCTCCGGCGCCATGGCCGGCTACGCGGGCGCGCTCCTGGGCAACTTCACCACCTTCATCTCCCCCGAGATGATGGACTGGACCCGCTCGGGCGAGCTGATGTTCATGGTCATCCTCGGCGGTGCAGCCACCACCGGCGGCCCGGTGCTGGGCGCGGCGGCCTTCATCATCCTCGAAGAGCTGCTGAGCCACTTCACCATCTACTGGCACCTGCCCTTCGGCCTGCTGCTCATCGCCGTGGTGCTCTTCACCCGCGGCGGGCTGATGGGCATGCTCGGGGGGCGCAAATGA